One genomic window of Phoenix dactylifera cultivar Barhee BC4 chromosome 6, palm_55x_up_171113_PBpolish2nd_filt_p, whole genome shotgun sequence includes the following:
- the LOC103722091 gene encoding pentatricopeptide repeat-containing protein PNM1, mitochondrial-like has protein sequence MSDLFSITKNINLLPHHKLSAAAASTSAAAFSRPPPPAHLDLPRHLSLHFSDVRFNTSLLHRVLDLSPAAGRAAVDLYCWIFAPSSLPTSPSPSSSTSSAAAATSRSSSTSSPNSTALRGSRPPRLRRLTSPGPPPLRFPPHDRRAFAALTEHRFSGHAEHTIKRYADEIFPDEEICTALIRGWSAAGKLDEARRLMGEMLRGGFELCTPAYNSILDCVRGFCRKKDSLRLQSKADKVLVEMRAAGIPRDAETFGVLISNLCKIRKTEDAMKLFRKMGNWGRSPNAETYLTLIRSLYQMEHRRSLQTKLDASLR, from the exons ATGTCCGACCTCTTTTCAA TTACTAAGAATATTAATTTACTTCCTCATCACAAgctctccgccgccgccgcctccacctCCGCCGCGGCCTTCTCTCGTCCTCCGCCGCCCGCCCACCTCGATCTCCCCCGccacctttccctccacttctccGACGTCCGCTTCAACACCTCGCTCCTCCACCGCGTCCTCGACCTCTCTCCCGCCGCCGGCCGCGCCGCCGTCGATCTCTACTGCTGGATCTTCGCTCCTTCATCCCTGCCGACGAGTCCCTCTCCCTCCTCGTCCACTTCTTCGGCCGCCGCCGCGACTTCAAGGTCATCATCGACCTCCTCACCGAATTCCACCGCCCTCCGCGGCTCTCGACCGCCTCGCCTGCGCCGACTGACCAGCCCAGGCCCTCCGCCTCTTCGATTCCCTCCCCACGACCGCCGCGCCTTTGCCGCCCTTACCGAACACCGCTTCTCCGGCCACGCCGAGCACACCATCAAGCGCTACGCCGACGAGATTTTCCCCGACGAGGAGATCTGCACCGCCCTCATCCGGGGCTGGTCCGCCGCCGGGAAGCTTGACGAGGCCCGCCGCCTCATGGGCGAGATGCTTCGCGGCGGGTTTGAGCTCTGCACGCCGGCTTACAATTCGATCTTGGACTGCGTCCGTGGGTTCTGCCGGAAAAAGGATTCCCTCCGGCTCCAGTCGAAGGCCGACAAAGTGCTCGTCGAAATGCGCGCGGCCGGGATTccccgggatgccgagacgttCGGTGTCCTCATCTCCAACCTCTGCAAGATCCGAAAGACCGAGGACGCCATGAAGCTCTTCCGAAAAATGGGCAACTGGGGCCGCTCCCCGAATGCGGAGACTTATCTCACTCTCATTCGGAGCTTGTACCAGATGGAGCATAGAAGATCTCTGCAAACAAAGCTCGATGCTAGCCTCAGATAA